One Actinomadura viridis genomic region harbors:
- the mreD gene encoding rod shape-determining protein MreD: MLNAPETSPTGRNLTAALVLVVALILQVSVANRLPLPGQITPDLVLLAVVALALVNGSLTGMVAGFAAGLAADIIPPADHTIGRYALVYLLIGYVCGLAADELDRQTLVPFLAVAAGALAGTVLYAATGMLLGDPRSSWALVSRMVPLQVLYDVIASPFVVWSVLRVTGRHERSERSRDRLAVPVARYRAMSGRGPGL; the protein is encoded by the coding sequence GTGCTGAACGCACCGGAGACGTCACCGACCGGCCGTAACCTGACCGCGGCGCTCGTGCTCGTGGTGGCGCTGATCCTGCAGGTCTCGGTGGCCAACCGGCTGCCGCTGCCCGGGCAGATCACGCCCGACCTGGTCCTGCTGGCCGTGGTGGCGCTGGCCCTGGTGAACGGGTCGCTGACCGGCATGGTCGCCGGGTTCGCCGCCGGGCTGGCCGCCGACATCATCCCGCCCGCCGACCACACCATCGGCCGCTACGCCCTGGTCTACCTGCTGATCGGCTACGTGTGCGGGCTGGCCGCCGACGAGCTGGACCGGCAGACGCTGGTGCCGTTCCTCGCCGTGGCGGCGGGGGCCCTGGCCGGCACCGTCCTGTACGCGGCGACCGGGATGCTGCTCGGCGACCCCCGGTCCAGCTGGGCGCTGGTGTCGCGGATGGTGCCCCTCCAGGTCCTCTACGACGTGATCGCCAGCCCGTTCGTGGTGTGGTCGGTGCTCAGGGTGACCGGCCGGCACGAGCGTTCCGAACGTTCCCGCGACCGGCTCGCGGTCCCCGTCGCCCGTTACCGCGCGATGTCGGGGCGGGGGCCGGGCCTGTGA
- the mreC gene encoding rod shape-determining protein MreC: protein MKDTRRTRAVLGVLLVVALAMITVDYRGGEDSPLRGLRGAGAAIFGPVERVSAAVVRPVGNTFDAITDAPGERRRADRLERENQRLREQLRSRGLDQDRAGQLDRLLGTAGIGGYKIVAAQVISAGQGFEDTVTLDVGSRSGVRPDMTVMSADGLVGRVTRVGPATATVLLATDVTSSVGSRLEDSREIGIVQGRGRRGFGGGGTTPLRFQMLNANAPMRVGQRLVTLGSQGERPYVPGVPVGVIERIDRPVGGLTRTAYVRPFTRFTTLDVVAVVVAPPKADPRDSVLPPKPVTPTPTPSPTGTATRSPGPDDSPSGRPGRRGRTSSPSPGPGTPSAARDGTPSRSAEPLGARSTLCRECQISGG from the coding sequence GTGAAGGACACCCGGCGGACCCGTGCGGTCCTCGGCGTGCTGCTCGTCGTCGCGCTCGCCATGATCACGGTCGACTACCGCGGCGGGGAGGACTCCCCGCTGCGCGGGCTGCGCGGCGCGGGCGCCGCGATCTTCGGCCCGGTCGAGCGGGTGTCGGCCGCGGTCGTACGGCCGGTCGGCAACACCTTCGACGCGATCACCGACGCGCCCGGCGAGCGCCGCCGGGCCGACCGGCTGGAACGCGAGAACCAGCGGCTGCGCGAGCAGCTGCGCTCCCGCGGCCTCGACCAGGACCGCGCCGGCCAGCTCGACCGGCTGCTCGGCACCGCCGGCATCGGCGGCTACAAGATCGTGGCGGCCCAGGTCATCTCCGCGGGCCAGGGCTTCGAGGACACCGTCACGCTGGACGTCGGCAGCCGCAGCGGGGTCCGCCCGGACATGACGGTGATGAGCGCCGACGGGCTGGTCGGCCGGGTCACCCGGGTCGGTCCCGCCACCGCGACCGTGCTGCTGGCCACCGACGTGACCTCCTCGGTCGGCAGCCGGCTGGAGGACTCCCGGGAGATCGGGATCGTTCAGGGCCGGGGCCGCCGCGGCTTCGGCGGCGGCGGCACCACCCCGCTGCGGTTCCAGATGCTCAACGCCAACGCCCCGATGCGGGTCGGGCAGCGGCTGGTCACCCTGGGCTCGCAGGGGGAGCGGCCCTACGTCCCCGGCGTGCCGGTCGGCGTGATCGAACGGATCGACCGCCCGGTCGGCGGGCTGACCCGGACCGCCTACGTGCGCCCGTTCACCCGCTTCACCACCCTCGACGTGGTCGCCGTCGTGGTGGCGCCGCCCAAGGCCGACCCGCGCGACTCGGTCCTGCCGCCCAAGCCGGTGACCCCCACGCCCACCCCCAGCCCGACCGGCACGGCCACCAGGTCGCCCGGCCCGGACGACTCGCCCAGCGGCCGGCCCGGCCGCCGCGGCCGGACCTCCAGCCCCAGCCCCGGCCCCGGTACCCCGTCGGCCGCCCGGGACGGCACCCCGTCCCGGTCCGCGGAGCCGCTCGGCGCCCGCTCCACGCTCTGCCGCGAATGCCAGATCTCTGGGGGTTGA
- a CDS encoding rod shape-determining protein encodes MGNKLSFLGRDMAVDLGTANTLVYVRGRGIVLNEPSVVAINRNTGRIVAVGIEAKRMIGRTPGNIVAVRPLKDGVIADFDVTERMLRYFIQKVHKRRHFAKPRVVVAVPSGITGVEQRAVKEAGYQAGARRVYIIEEPMAAAIGAGLPVYEPTGNMVVDIGGGTTEVAIISLGGIVTSQSVRVGGDELDQAVISFSKKEYSLMLGERTAEEIKMAIGSAFPAGDDEPHAEIRGRDLVSGLPKTVVISSEEVRRAIEEPVNAIVDAVKTTLDKCPPELSGDIMDRGIALTGGGALLKNLDERLREETGMPIHLVDNPLDSVVLGTGKCVEDFESLRQVLVPERRH; translated from the coding sequence ATGGGTAACAAGCTGTCGTTCCTCGGCCGTGACATGGCGGTCGATCTTGGCACCGCCAACACGCTGGTCTATGTGCGCGGGCGCGGCATCGTCCTCAACGAGCCCTCGGTCGTGGCGATCAACCGTAATACGGGAAGAATCGTCGCGGTCGGCATCGAGGCGAAGCGGATGATCGGCCGCACCCCGGGCAACATCGTCGCCGTGCGCCCTCTCAAGGACGGGGTGATCGCCGACTTCGACGTGACCGAACGGATGCTGCGCTACTTCATCCAGAAGGTCCACAAGCGGCGGCACTTCGCCAAGCCGCGCGTCGTGGTGGCGGTGCCCAGCGGCATCACCGGGGTGGAGCAGCGCGCCGTCAAGGAGGCCGGCTACCAGGCCGGCGCCCGGCGCGTCTACATCATCGAGGAGCCCATGGCCGCCGCGATCGGCGCCGGTCTCCCGGTCTACGAGCCCACCGGCAACATGGTCGTCGACATCGGCGGCGGCACCACCGAGGTCGCGATCATCTCCCTCGGCGGCATCGTCACCAGCCAGTCGGTACGGGTCGGCGGCGACGAGCTCGACCAGGCGGTGATCTCCTTCTCCAAGAAGGAGTACTCGCTGATGCTCGGCGAGCGCACCGCCGAGGAGATCAAGATGGCGATCGGCTCGGCGTTCCCCGCCGGGGACGACGAGCCGCACGCCGAGATCCGCGGCCGCGACCTGGTCAGCGGGCTGCCGAAGACCGTGGTGATCTCCTCCGAGGAGGTGCGGCGGGCGATCGAGGAGCCGGTCAACGCCATCGTGGACGCGGTCAAGACCACCCTCGACAAGTGCCCGCCCGAGCTGTCCGGCGACATCATGGACCGCGGCATCGCCCTCACCGGCGGCGGCGCGCTGCTCAAGAACCTCGACGAGCGGCTGCGCGAGGAGACCGGCATGCCGATCCACCTCGTGGACAACCCGCTCGACTCGGTCGTGCTCGGCACGGGCAAGTGCGTCGAGGACTTCGAGTCGCTGCGGCAGGTGCTCGTTCCCGAGCGCAGGCACTGA
- the ndk gene encoding nucleoside-diphosphate kinase — translation MSERTLVLVKPDGVRRGVVGDVISRIERKGLKIVALDLRTLPRETAEAHYEEHASKPFFGELVEFITGGPLVAMVVEGPRAIEAFRALAGATDPVSAAPGTIRGDHALEIGENIVHGSDSTYSADREIKLFFPDLG, via the coding sequence GTGTCCGAGCGCACTCTCGTCCTGGTCAAGCCCGACGGTGTCCGCCGCGGCGTCGTCGGGGACGTCATCTCCCGGATCGAGCGCAAGGGCCTGAAGATCGTGGCGCTGGACCTGCGGACGCTGCCGCGGGAGACCGCCGAGGCCCACTACGAGGAGCACGCCAGCAAGCCCTTCTTCGGTGAGTTGGTCGAGTTCATCACCGGCGGCCCGCTGGTGGCCATGGTGGTCGAGGGCCCGCGCGCGATCGAGGCGTTCCGCGCGCTGGCCGGCGCCACCGACCCGGTGAGCGCCGCCCCCGGGACCATCCGCGGCGACCACGCCCTGGAGATCGGCGAGAACATCGTGCACGGCTCCGACTCGACCTACTCGGCCGACCGTGAGATCAAGCTGTTCTTTCCCGACCTGGGCTAG
- a CDS encoding MFS transporter, producing MSCRSLISVAGALLLALTVPPAVALVLPGTGPHVLAAAEAGTVDARVAGAALAAGLALPALLVTVPLAAVLSRRFPARAVLPAGLACLAAGLIGVRFAGTVPQVAAARLLQGAGAGIMLPASLVLVWQRRNRVLAAVWAGSLVAGLLVATPLALHAATRAGDRAAAPFLWPAAAALVAALLCLAGRNEPLPASKHAERSQIVLPAAPAAGLAFLAVASSHDWSPGARLLVGCVALAAALGLALAAARDAAVGSPLSCAVVMVTAGLLTFPLAGPLAGPAAEGGTLLPFGAGGAAALAGALLAAALPGRGARAAVPAGHALVLAAALVALLVPFPPRPPLLAAVLIPLGLGVGLALAASLRDARAGAALFGLGVCFPAVLAGQLMALSLQAGRWQRVGPDTAGERLSVLAGGYRQWLVLACALAVLLAVAAWRPARRPPRRPARRAAAPSDGAEAVSAASAG from the coding sequence GTGTCCTGCCGATCCCTCATCTCCGTGGCGGGGGCCCTGCTGCTGGCGCTGACCGTGCCGCCGGCGGTGGCGCTGGTCCTGCCCGGCACGGGCCCGCACGTCCTGGCCGCCGCGGAGGCGGGCACGGTGGACGCCCGGGTCGCCGGAGCGGCGCTCGCCGCCGGCCTGGCCCTGCCCGCGCTGCTGGTCACCGTGCCCCTGGCCGCGGTCCTGTCCCGGCGGTTCCCGGCCCGCGCCGTGCTGCCGGCGGGCCTGGCGTGCCTGGCGGCGGGACTGATCGGCGTCCGGTTCGCCGGGACCGTCCCGCAGGTCGCGGCCGCGCGGCTCCTGCAGGGCGCCGGTGCGGGGATCATGCTTCCGGCGTCGCTGGTGCTGGTGTGGCAGCGCCGCAACCGGGTCCTGGCCGCCGTCTGGGCCGGTTCCCTGGTGGCGGGCCTGCTGGTCGCGACGCCCCTCGCGCTGCACGCCGCCACGCGGGCGGGTGACCGGGCCGCGGCGCCCTTCCTGTGGCCGGCCGCCGCGGCGCTGGTGGCGGCGCTGCTGTGCCTGGCCGGGCGGAACGAGCCGCTGCCCGCGTCCAAGCACGCCGAGCGGAGCCAGATCGTGCTGCCCGCCGCGCCCGCCGCGGGCCTGGCCTTCCTGGCGGTCGCGAGTTCCCACGACTGGTCCCCGGGCGCGCGGCTGCTGGTCGGCTGCGTCGCGCTGGCGGCGGCCCTGGGGCTGGCGCTGGCGGCGGCGCGGGACGCGGCGGTGGGCAGCCCGCTGAGCTGCGCGGTCGTCATGGTCACCGCCGGCCTGCTGACGTTCCCCCTGGCCGGGCCGCTGGCCGGGCCGGCGGCGGAGGGCGGCACCCTGCTCCCGTTCGGCGCGGGCGGGGCGGCGGCGCTGGCCGGCGCGCTGCTCGCCGCGGCCCTCCCGGGACGGGGCGCCCGCGCGGCGGTGCCGGCCGGGCACGCGCTGGTCCTCGCGGCGGCGCTGGTGGCCCTGCTCGTCCCGTTCCCGCCCCGGCCGCCGCTGCTGGCGGCGGTGCTGATCCCCTTGGGGCTCGGTGTCGGCCTGGCGCTCGCCGCGTCGCTGCGGGACGCGCGCGCCGGCGCGGCGCTGTTCGGCCTGGGAGTGTGCTTCCCCGCCGTGCTGGCCGGCCAGCTGATGGCGCTGTCGCTGCAGGCCGGCCGGTGGCAGCGGGTGGGGCCGGACACCGCCGGCGAGCGCCTGTCGGTGCTCGCCGGCGGCTACCGCCAGTGGCTCGTGCTGGCCTGCGCCCTCGCGGTCCTGCTGGCGGTGGCCGCGTGGCGCCCGGCGCGGCGCCCGCCGCGGCGACCCGCGCGGCGCGCGGCGGCGCCGTCCGATGGCGCTGAGGCGGTCTCCGCGGCCTCGGCCGGGTAA
- a CDS encoding DUF4233 domain-containing protein translates to MSPEASVAGRRAPNPARRLLSTVLGCEAVVIGLATPVAIAVLKVDGALAGLVCGGLAVLCVVVAGMLRFPWAVPVGTVLQVLIIATGFMVPTMFFLGALFGLMWGTAIWMGRKAQSVSAR, encoded by the coding sequence ATGAGCCCGGAGGCGAGCGTGGCGGGGAGGCGTGCGCCCAACCCGGCCCGGCGGCTGCTGTCGACGGTGCTGGGGTGCGAGGCGGTCGTGATCGGGCTGGCGACGCCGGTCGCGATCGCGGTGCTGAAGGTGGACGGGGCCCTCGCGGGCCTGGTGTGCGGCGGGCTCGCCGTTCTCTGCGTGGTCGTGGCCGGGATGCTGCGCTTTCCGTGGGCCGTTCCGGTGGGCACCGTTCTGCAGGTTCTGATCATCGCGACCGGATTCATGGTGCCGACCATGTTCTTCCTCGGCGCCCTTTTCGGGTTGATGTGGGGAACGGCCATCTGGATGGGACGCAAGGCGCAGAGCGTGAGCGCGCGCTAA
- a CDS encoding bifunctional folylpolyglutamate synthase/dihydrofolate synthase, producing the protein MSQPRLTEYENVVAAIGARGIEWEFDPTLDRIRDLMDVLGDPQRAYPVIHVAGTNGKTSTVRLIAALLRERGLRVGVFTSPHLTTLRERIDIDGEPIGEERFVEVYEDVQPYLGLIDDKHGTRLSFFEVLTAMAFAAFADAPVDVAVVETGMGGAWDATNVADGAVAVVTPIGLDHTRYLGETIEEIAGEKAGIIKPGAIAVLAQQQVAAAEVLLRRVAETGAAVAREGIEYGVLSRDVAFGGQQLRIQGLHGVYDEIFLPLFGEHHASNAATALAAVESFASGAPTRGEIDLEAATRIAPGETYTGGDAGQLDPALVRSGFAKSSSPGRLEVVRSGPTVLLDAAHNPAGMAATVATVTESFGFTRLVGVLAVAADKDVAGVLDQLEPVVAELVVTRNSSSRSMPVEELAELAESVFGPERVHAAARLDDAIDRALGLAEETGEYRGAGVLITGSVVTVGDARTLLRVEESR; encoded by the coding sequence GTGTCGCAACCCCGTCTGACCGAGTACGAGAACGTCGTCGCCGCGATCGGCGCCCGTGGCATCGAGTGGGAGTTCGACCCGACCCTCGACCGCATCCGTGACCTCATGGACGTGCTGGGCGACCCCCAGCGGGCGTACCCGGTGATCCACGTGGCGGGGACCAACGGGAAGACGAGCACCGTGCGTCTCATCGCCGCGCTGCTGAGGGAGCGCGGGCTGCGCGTCGGGGTGTTCACCAGCCCCCATCTGACCACGCTGCGCGAGCGGATCGACATCGACGGCGAGCCGATCGGCGAGGAGCGCTTCGTCGAGGTCTACGAGGACGTCCAGCCCTACCTCGGCCTGATCGACGACAAGCACGGGACCCGGCTGTCGTTCTTCGAGGTGCTCACGGCCATGGCGTTCGCGGCGTTCGCCGACGCGCCGGTGGACGTGGCGGTGGTGGAGACCGGGATGGGCGGCGCCTGGGACGCCACCAACGTCGCCGACGGCGCCGTCGCGGTGGTGACGCCGATCGGCCTCGACCACACCCGCTACCTCGGCGAGACGATCGAGGAGATCGCCGGCGAGAAGGCCGGGATCATCAAGCCGGGAGCGATCGCGGTGCTGGCCCAGCAGCAGGTGGCCGCGGCCGAGGTGCTGCTGCGCCGGGTCGCCGAGACCGGTGCCGCCGTGGCCCGTGAGGGCATCGAGTACGGGGTCCTGAGCCGCGACGTGGCGTTCGGCGGCCAGCAGTTGCGGATCCAGGGGCTGCACGGCGTCTACGACGAGATCTTCCTGCCCCTCTTCGGCGAGCACCACGCGAGCAACGCCGCGACCGCGCTCGCCGCGGTGGAGTCGTTCGCCAGCGGCGCGCCGACCAGGGGAGAGATCGACCTGGAGGCCGCCACCCGGATCGCCCCGGGGGAGACCTACACCGGCGGCGACGCCGGCCAGCTGGATCCCGCCCTGGTGCGCAGCGGGTTCGCCAAGTCGTCCTCGCCCGGGCGGCTGGAGGTGGTGCGCAGCGGCCCGACCGTGCTGCTGGACGCGGCGCACAATCCTGCCGGGATGGCCGCGACGGTCGCCACGGTCACCGAGTCGTTCGGCTTCACCCGCCTGGTGGGGGTGCTGGCCGTCGCCGCCGACAAGGACGTCGCGGGCGTCCTGGACCAGCTCGAGCCGGTGGTGGCCGAGCTGGTCGTCACCCGCAACTCCTCGTCCCGGTCGATGCCGGTCGAGGAGCTGGCCGAGCTGGCCGAGAGCGTCTTCGGCCCGGAGCGCGTGCACGCCGCCGCGCGCCTGGACGACGCCATCGACCGGGCGCTCGGCCTGGCCGAGGAGACCGGCGAGTACCGCGGCGCCGGCGTTCTGATCACCGGGTCCGTCGTCACCGTGGGCGATGCCCGTACCCTGCTGCGCGTGGAGGAGTCTCGATGA
- a CDS encoding valine--tRNA ligase → MTTPSHERGPGAADVDLPTQYQPANVEGRLYERWVESGHFTADPGRRPDAPAYSIVIPPPNVTGSLHMGHALDHSIQDTLIRRRRMQGYEALWVPGMDHAGIATQNVVERELAKEGRSRHDLGREAFVDRVWKWKGESGGRILGQMRRLGDSVDWTREAFTMDDRRARAVRTIFKRLFDDGLIYRAERIINWCPRCLTALSDIEVEHDEREGELVSIRYGSGDDAIVVATTRAETMLGDTAVAVHPDDERYAHMVGREIELPLTGRRIPVVADAHVDPAFGTGAVKVTPAHDPNDFEIGRRHGLPIMTIMDERGVVTAHGPFEGLDRFEARPAVVAALREQGRIVKEVRPYEHAVGHCQRCSTVVEPRVSLQWFVKVAPLAEAAGDAVRDGRVAIHPPEMAARYFEWVDNMHDWCISRQLWWGHRIPVWYGPDGEVVCPGPDEEPPAGWTQDTDVLDTWFSSALWPFSTLGWPDETADLRRFYPTSVLVTGYDILFFWVARMMMFGLYAMDGVEPFKVIALHGMVRDQFGKKMSKSFGNVVDPLEWIDRYGADATRFTLLRGANPGGDVPVAEEWAQGSRNFCNKLWNATRFALMNGAHVRGDLPDAADLTTVDAWILSRLHRVAAEVDARLEGFDFAKACETLYHFAWDEVCDWYVELAKVQLADERAGTTRRVLGEVLDTLLRLLHPVIPFVTEELWTSLRGGAAGETLVTASWPVADPARHAPEAEALVESLQRMVTEVRRFRSDQGLKPGQRVAAAIDFAGSPLAAHEEGVRTLLRLTEPGEGFSATASLPVEGVTVRLDTAGVIDVAAERKRLEKDLAAARKDADQARRKLANESFMAKAPEAVVAKNRDRLSQSEADIERLESQLAALPSA, encoded by the coding sequence CAGGCTCTACGAACGCTGGGTAGAGTCCGGCCACTTCACCGCCGACCCCGGCCGGAGGCCGGATGCGCCCGCCTATTCCATCGTGATCCCGCCCCCGAACGTGACAGGTTCGCTGCACATGGGGCACGCGCTGGACCACTCGATCCAGGACACGCTGATCCGGCGCCGCCGCATGCAGGGGTACGAGGCCCTGTGGGTGCCGGGCATGGACCACGCCGGCATCGCCACCCAGAACGTGGTGGAGCGCGAGCTGGCCAAGGAGGGCCGTTCCCGGCACGACCTGGGCCGGGAGGCGTTCGTCGACCGGGTCTGGAAGTGGAAGGGCGAGTCCGGTGGCCGCATCCTCGGCCAGATGCGCCGGCTCGGCGACAGCGTGGACTGGACGCGCGAGGCGTTCACCATGGACGACCGGCGCGCCCGCGCGGTCCGCACGATCTTCAAGCGGCTGTTCGACGACGGACTGATCTACCGCGCCGAGCGGATCATCAACTGGTGCCCGCGCTGCCTGACGGCGCTGTCGGACATCGAGGTGGAGCACGACGAGCGCGAGGGGGAGCTGGTCTCCATCCGCTACGGCTCCGGCGACGACGCGATCGTGGTGGCCACCACCCGGGCCGAGACGATGCTGGGCGACACCGCGGTCGCCGTGCACCCCGACGACGAGCGGTACGCGCACATGGTCGGCCGCGAGATCGAGCTGCCGCTGACCGGCCGCCGCATCCCGGTGGTGGCCGACGCGCACGTGGACCCCGCGTTCGGGACCGGCGCGGTGAAGGTCACCCCGGCGCACGACCCCAACGACTTCGAGATCGGCCGCCGGCACGGCCTGCCGATCATGACGATCATGGACGAGCGGGGCGTCGTCACCGCGCACGGCCCGTTCGAGGGTCTGGACCGCTTCGAGGCGCGGCCCGCGGTCGTGGCCGCGCTGCGCGAGCAGGGCCGCATCGTCAAGGAGGTCCGCCCGTACGAGCACGCGGTCGGCCACTGCCAGCGCTGCTCCACCGTGGTCGAGCCGCGCGTCTCGCTGCAGTGGTTCGTCAAGGTCGCGCCGCTGGCCGAGGCGGCCGGCGACGCCGTCCGCGACGGCCGGGTCGCGATCCACCCGCCCGAGATGGCGGCCCGCTACTTCGAGTGGGTCGACAACATGCACGACTGGTGCATCAGCCGCCAGCTGTGGTGGGGGCACCGCATCCCGGTCTGGTACGGGCCGGACGGCGAGGTGGTGTGCCCGGGCCCGGACGAGGAGCCGCCGGCCGGCTGGACCCAGGACACCGACGTCCTCGACACCTGGTTCTCCTCCGCGCTGTGGCCGTTCTCCACGCTCGGCTGGCCCGACGAGACCGCCGACCTGCGGCGCTTCTACCCGACCTCGGTGCTGGTCACCGGGTACGACATCCTGTTCTTCTGGGTCGCCCGGATGATGATGTTCGGGCTGTACGCGATGGACGGCGTCGAGCCGTTCAAGGTCATCGCGCTGCACGGCATGGTCCGCGACCAGTTCGGCAAGAAGATGTCCAAGTCGTTCGGCAACGTGGTCGACCCGCTGGAATGGATCGACCGCTACGGCGCCGACGCCACCCGGTTCACCCTGCTGCGCGGCGCCAACCCCGGCGGCGACGTCCCGGTGGCCGAGGAGTGGGCGCAGGGATCGCGCAACTTCTGCAACAAGCTGTGGAACGCCACCCGCTTCGCGCTGATGAACGGCGCGCACGTGCGCGGCGACCTGCCGGACGCCGCCGACCTCACCACCGTCGACGCCTGGATCCTGTCCCGGCTGCACCGGGTCGCCGCCGAGGTTGACGCGCGGCTGGAGGGGTTCGACTTCGCCAAGGCGTGCGAGACCCTCTACCACTTCGCGTGGGACGAGGTGTGCGACTGGTACGTGGAGCTGGCCAAGGTCCAGCTGGCCGACGAGCGGGCCGGGACGACCCGGCGCGTCCTGGGCGAGGTGCTGGACACGCTGCTCCGGCTGCTGCACCCGGTGATCCCGTTCGTCACCGAGGAGCTGTGGACGTCGCTGCGGGGCGGCGCCGCCGGCGAGACGCTGGTCACGGCGAGCTGGCCGGTGGCCGACCCGGCCCGGCACGCCCCCGAGGCCGAGGCCCTGGTGGAGTCGCTGCAGCGGATGGTCACCGAGGTGCGGCGGTTCCGCAGCGACCAGGGGCTGAAGCCGGGGCAGCGGGTCGCCGCCGCGATCGACTTCGCCGGGTCGCCGCTGGCCGCCCACGAGGAGGGCGTCCGGACGCTGCTGCGCCTGACCGAGCCGGGCGAGGGGTTCTCCGCCACGGCGTCGCTGCCGGTGGAGGGCGTGACCGTCCGTCTCGACACGGCCGGGGTCATCGACGTGGCGGCCGAGCGCAAGCGGCTGGAGAAGGACCTGGCCGCCGCCCGCAAGGACGCCGACCAGGCCCGGCGGAAGCTGGCGAACGAGTCGTTCATGGCCAAGGCGCCCGAGGCCGTCGTCGCCAAGAACCGTGACCGCCTCAGCCAGTCCGAGGCCGACATCGAGCGTCTGGAGTCCCAGCTGGCGGCGCTTCCCAGCGCCTAG